A region of Epinephelus moara isolate mb chromosome 15, YSFRI_EMoa_1.0, whole genome shotgun sequence DNA encodes the following proteins:
- the LOC126402030 gene encoding ATP-binding cassette sub-family C member 4-like, whose amino-acid sequence MDKPTKDTKTNPAATASLLSKIFFWWLNPLFRTGYKRRLEEDDMYEVLTEDRSENLGHDLQRYWDHEVQKATKELRKPGLTKSIIRCYWKPYAVLGIFTLIEEIIKVIQPVFLGKMIQYFENYDPENMTALYETLGYAAGLSICTIGLALLHHLYFYHVQRAGMKIRVAMCHMIYNKALRLSSSAMGKTTTGQIVNLLSNDVMKFDEVTIFLHFLWVGPLQAAVVVGLLWSEIGPSCLAGMVVLMFLMPTQTMFGRLFSKFRSKTAVLTDSRIRTMNEVVSGIRIIKMYAWEKPFAALVSEVRRKEISKIMKSSYLRGLNMASFFCASKIILFVTFTLYVLLGNTITASRVFVTVSLYTAVRLTVTLFFPSAIEKLFESRVSIRRIQEFLLLEEITKSPAAVLQDEKKDASVELQDLVCYWDKNLDAPTLQNLSLTLNSNKLLAVIGPVGAGKSSLLSTILGELPNEKGVLKVNGQLTYAAQQPWVFPGTIRSNILFGKEFSPQKYERVLRACALKRDMELLPDGDLTLIGDRGATLSGGQKARVNLARAVYQDADIYLLDDPLSAVDAEVGRHLFEQCICGMLKNKPRILVTHQLQYLKTADEIIVLKEGHMVAKGTYAELQRSGLDFTSLLKEEEEQPQPPQDIITRCRTLSQNSVLSQTSSVHSVKDGDHLPAEPVQTVAEESRAQGTIKVSLYVKYLKAGANVVVLLAVILMNILAQVAYIMQDWWLAHWADEQEKLSANSTVIQNGVNATAELDRDFYLGVYGGLTAATIIFGFIRNISLFHVLVRCTQTLHNRMFNSILRTHVRFFDINPIGRVLNRFSKDIGQLDSSMPWTFVDFIQVFLQILGVIAVAVSIIPWILIPVVPLLLVFLYLRRYFLQTSRDIKRLESTTRSPVFSHLSSSLQGLWTIRAFGAEERFQKAFDAHQDLHSEAWFLFLTTSRWFAVRLDGICSIFVTVTTFGCLLLRDQLDAGSVGLALSYSVTLMGMFQWGVRQSAEVENMMTSVERVVEYTELESEAPWETQKRPPPDWPSKGLVTFDRVSFSYSSDGPLVLQNLKAMFRPKEKVGIVGRTGAGKSSLVSALFRLAEPQGKIYIDGVVTSEIGLHDLRQRMSIIPQDPVLFTGAMRKNLDPFNQHTDEDLWKALEEVQLKSVVEELPGKLETVLAESGSNFSVGQRQLVCLARAILRKNRILVIDEATANVDPRTDELIQKTIREKFSECTVLTIAHRLNTIIDSDRILVLDAGKIDAYAEPYTLLQDPGGIFYKMVQQTGKQEAAALLEAAKQAYNSRSHPNISNGHAETADGNLVIFETAL is encoded by the exons ACCAAAGAGCTCCGGAAACCTGGACTCACCAAATCCATCATTCGCTGCTACTGGAAACCATATGCAGTGCTGGGAATCTTTACCCTCATTGAA GAGATCATTAAAGTGATCCAGCCAGTCTTCTTGGGGAAGATGATTCAGTACTTTGAGAATTATGACCCAGAAAACATGACAGCCCTGTACGAGACTCTGGGCTATGCAGCTGGCCTCTCGATCTGCACCATTGGCCTGGCCTTGCTCCATCACCTCTACTTCTACCACGTCCAGAGGGCAGGCATGAAGATCAGAGTGGCTATGTGTCACATGATCTACAACAAG GCTCTACGTCTCAGCAGTTCAGCCATGGGAAAGACCACCACAGGCCAGATTGTCAACCTTCTTTCCAACGACGTCATGAAGTTTGATGAA GTGACGATCTTCCTGCACTTCCTGTGGGTGGGGCCCCTCCAGGCAGCGGTGGTTGTGGGACTGCTGTGGTCAGAGATCGGTCCATCGTGCTTGGCGGGCATGGTGGTCCTCATGTTCCTGATGCCCACGCAAACCATGTTTGGAAGGCTCTTTTCTAAGTTCAG GAGTAAGACGGCTGTTCTCACTGACAGCAGAATCCGCACAATGAATGAGGTGGTGTCTGGGATTAGGATCATCAAGATGTACGCCTGGGAGAAACCTTTCGCTGCTCTGGTCTCTGAGGTCAGAag GAAAGAGATCTCCAAGATCATGAAGAGCTCCTACCTGCGAGGCCTTAACATGGCTTCCTTCTTCTGCGCCAGCAAGATCATCCTCTTCGTCACCTTCACCCTCTATGTCCTTCTGGGAAACACCATCACAGCCAGCCGCGTGtttgtgacggtgtcactataCACCGCTGTGCGACTCACCGTCACTCTGTTCTTCCCAAGTGCCATTGAGAAGCTGTTTGAGTCCCGGGTCAGCATCCGTAGGATTCAG GAGTTCTTACTGTTGGAAGAGATCACAAAGAGCCCAGCTGCAGTGCTACAGGATGAGAAGAAGGACGCTTCTGTGGAGCTCCAGGACCTGGTCTGCTACTGGGACAAG AATCTGGATGCTCCAACTCTGCAGAatctctccctcactctgaaCTCAAATAAGCTGTTGGCTGTAATTGGACCAGTGGGAGCTGGAAAG TCATCACTGCTGAGCACCATCCTGGGAGAGCTGCCGAATGAAAAGGGGGTGCTGAAGGTCAACGGTCAGCTGACCTACGCCGCCCAGCAGCCCTGGGTGTTCCCTGGTACCATCCGCAGTAACATCCTGTTTGGGAAAGAATTTAGCCCGCAGAAGTATGAGAGAGTCCTCCGAGCATGCGCTCTGAAGAGG GACATGGAGCTGCTGCCTGACGGAGACCTGACACTGATCGGGGACAGAGGCGCCACACTCAGTGGGGGACAGAAAGCTCGTGTCAACCTGGCGAG GGCCGTGTATCAGGATGCAGACATCTACCTCCTGGATGATCCTCTGAGTGCTGTGGACGCTGAAGTTGGAAGACACCTCTTTGAGCA GTGTATTTGTGGCATGCTGAAGAACAAGCCTCGTATCCTGGTTACCCACCAGCTGCAGTACCTGAAGACAGCTGATGAGATTATTGTCCTCAAGGAG GGTCACATGGTGGCAAAGGGGACGTATGCAGAGCTGCAGCGGTCTGGACTGGATTTTACCTCCCtgctgaaggaggaggaggagcaacCGCAGCCTCCTCAAGACATCATCACCAGGTGCAGAACTCTGTCCCAGAACTCCGTCCTCTCACAGACCTCCTCTGTGCACTCGGTCAAAGATGGAGATCATTTACCG GCAGAGCCAGTGCAGACAGTAGCAGAGGAGAGTCGTGCTCAGGGAACCATTAAAGTGAGTCTGTACGTCAAATACCTGAAAGCTGGAGCCAACGTGGTGGTTCTGCTGGCGGTCATACTCATGAACATTCTGGCTCAG GTAGCATATATCATGCAGGACTGGTGGCTGGCTCACTG GGCTGATGAGCAAGAGAAGCTGAGCGCCAACAGCACTGTCATCCAAAACGGAGTAAATGCCACGGCAGAGCTGGACAGAGATTTCTACCTGGGGGTTTATGGAG GTTTGACTGCAGCCACCATCATTTTTGGCTTCATCAGGAATATTTCCCTGTTCCACGTGCTGGTGAGGTGTACACAGACTCTGCACAACCGCATGTTCAACTCCATACTCCGAACACATGTGCGCTTTTTTGACATCAACCCTATTG GAAGAGTCCTGAACAGGTTTTCAAAGGATATTGGCCAACTGGATTCTAGCATGCCGTGGACTTTTGTGGACTTCATTCAG GTGTTCCTGCAGATTCTCGGGGTGATCGCTGTGGCAGTGTCTATAATCCCCTGGATCCTAATTCCCGTGGtccccctcctcctcgtctTTCTCTACCTACGTCGCTATTTCCTGCAGACCTCCAGAGACATCAAACGCCTCGAGTCCACCA CTCGGAGTCCAGTGTTCTCCCACCTGTCATCGTCTCTTCAGGGCCTGTGGACGATCCGAGCCTTTGGAGCAGAGGAGAGGTTCCAGAAAGCTTTCGATGCTCATCAGGACCTGCACTCAG AGGCCTGGTTTCTGTTCCTGACCACTTCTCGCTGGTTTGCTGTCCGTCTTGACGGCATCTGTTCCATCTTTGTTACCGTCACCACCTTTGGCTGCCTGCTGCTCAGAGACC AGCTGGACGCCGGCTCTGTTGGTCTGGCTCTGAGCTACTCCGTCACACTGATGGGAATGTTCCAGTGGGGTGTCAGGCAGAGTGCAGAGGTGGAGAACATG ATGACATCAGTGGAGAGGGTGGTGGAGTACACTGAGCTGGAGAGTGAAGCACCCTGGGAAACCCAGAAGCGCCCTCCTCCCGACTGGCCCAGCAAAGGCCTGGTGACCTTTGACAGGGTCAGCTTCTCCTACAGCAGCGACGGACCACTGGTGCTGCAGAACCTGAAAGCAATGTTCCGACCCAAAGAGAAG GTTGGTATTGTGGGAAGAACAGGTGCTGGGAAAAGCTCTCTGGTCTCAGCTCTCTTCCGCCTGGCAGAGCCTCAGGGGAAGATCTACATCGACGGTGTGGTGACGTCTGAGATCGGCCTCCACGACCTGCGCCAGAGGATGTCCATCATCCCTCAG gACCCGGTGCTGTTTACAGGCGCCATGAGGAAGAACTTGGACCCTTTCAATCAGCACACTGATGAAGACCTGTGGAAGGCTCTGGAGGAG GTGCAGCTGAAGTCTGTTGTGGAGGAGCTGCCTGGGAAGTTGGAGACAGTTTTAGCCGAGTCGGGCTCCAACTTCAGCGTGGGCCAGAGGCAGCTGGTGTGTCTGGCCAGAGCCATCCTGAGGAAGAACCGCATCCTCGTCATCGATGAAGCCACTGCTAATGTGGACCCCAG gacAGATGAACTGATCCAGAAAACCATACGGGAAAAGTTCAGTGAGTGCACCGTGCTGACCATCGCTCATCGTCTGAACACCATCATAGACAGCGACAGGATACTG gttctAGATGCAGGGAAAATCGATGCCTATGCCGAGCCTTACACCCTGCTTCAAGATCCAGGTGGCATCTTTTATAAAATGGTGCAGCAGACTGGAAAACAGGAGGCAGCAGCTCTACTCGAGGCAGCTAAACAG GCGTATAACAGCAGAAGCCATCCCAACATATCAAACGGACATGCAGAAACAGCAGACGGTAACTTGGTTATCTTTGAGACAGCTCTGTGA